One stretch of Dokdonia sp. Hel_I_53 DNA includes these proteins:
- a CDS encoding metal ABC transporter permease: MNAQVEIQLIAAVVAIACAIPGVFLVLRKMALLSDAISHSILPGIVIGFFITEDLNSPLLIILAAVTGVITVMLVEAIQKTGLVKEDTAIGLVFPALFSIGVILIAKNANDVHLDVDAVLLGELAFAPFDRLIIDGVDMGPKSLWLMGGILSITLGLLLAFFKELKVSTFDAGLSAALGFSPVVLHYGLMTVSSVTVVGAFEAVGAVLVVALMIAPAATAYLLTSNLKKMLVLSIVFGVFSAIGGYWMAHLLDASIAGSMTTVLGFVFLMVYLFAPNKGLIAVVYRQKQQRTEVSLLTFLIHLNNHKEENERHVKHLNEHINWQKVRSKTVLELAEKNNLIQIDNQIVKLTTKGKEFTDLALEYIISNRDEKIEHMKDDFFLFRG, encoded by the coding sequence ATGAATGCACAAGTAGAAATACAACTAATTGCTGCTGTAGTAGCTATTGCCTGTGCAATACCAGGAGTTTTCTTAGTACTACGTAAAATGGCACTTTTAAGTGATGCAATTAGTCATTCTATCCTACCAGGAATCGTAATAGGTTTTTTTATAACAGAAGATTTAAATTCTCCACTATTAATAATACTAGCAGCAGTAACTGGAGTAATTACGGTTATGCTTGTAGAGGCTATTCAAAAAACTGGTCTAGTAAAAGAGGATACTGCTATAGGATTGGTTTTCCCTGCACTCTTTAGTATAGGAGTGATCTTAATTGCAAAAAATGCAAATGATGTGCATCTTGATGTAGACGCAGTATTACTTGGGGAATTGGCTTTTGCACCTTTTGATAGATTGATTATAGATGGTGTTGATATGGGTCCAAAATCTCTTTGGTTAATGGGCGGGATTCTCTCGATTACGCTTGGATTATTATTAGCTTTTTTCAAAGAACTTAAAGTAAGCACATTTGATGCTGGACTCTCTGCAGCTCTTGGATTTTCTCCAGTAGTCTTGCATTATGGACTCATGACGGTGTCATCTGTAACTGTTGTAGGAGCATTTGAAGCTGTGGGTGCGGTACTTGTGGTTGCGCTTATGATCGCACCAGCCGCAACAGCTTATTTACTAACCTCAAATTTGAAAAAAATGCTTGTATTATCAATAGTTTTTGGTGTGTTTTCTGCTATTGGAGGGTATTGGATGGCCCATTTACTAGATGCTTCCATTGCGGGATCAATGACAACAGTTTTAGGATTTGTGTTTTTAATGGTTTATCTCTTTGCGCCAAATAAAGGGCTTATTGCGGTTGTCTATAGACAGAAGCAACAGCGCACAGAGGTTTCTTTACTTACATTCTTAATTCATCTTAACAATCATAAAGAGGAAAATGAGCGCCATGTAAAACATTTGAATGAGCATATAAATTGGCAAAAAGTCCGTTCAAAAACAGTTTTAGAGCTTGCAGAAAAAAATAATCTCATTCAAATTGATAACCAGATTGTAAAACTTACTACAAAAGGTAAAGAGTTTACAGATCTAGCTTTAGAATATATTATCTCTAATAGAGATGAAAAAATAGAGCACATGAAGGATGATTTTTTTCTTTTTAGAGGATAG
- a CDS encoding transporter: MKKIITVVVLLTTSMFSLQAQEGDQPVGLITDRPDATEAPTTVPKSSLQVETGTFFTNYEDGVLEENVIGYNTTLLRYGLSSRLELRVGWNFEETTINLNNQEIAKLNGFSPLLFGAKVAIFKEQGWMPEVGLIGHLFLPFTASSDYKPEYTSADFRFAFNHTLSEKSGLAYNIGGQYGGDSPELAYIYTIAYGYALTDQLGMYVELYGDLPEDSRANHFWDAGLTYAVAPLVQLDATIGRSITEGQDLLLSAGVSFRIDKNKQ; encoded by the coding sequence ATGAAAAAAATAATTACCGTAGTAGTATTGCTTACAACAAGTATGTTTTCGCTTCAAGCGCAAGAAGGAGACCAGCCAGTAGGTCTCATTACAGATAGACCAGACGCCACGGAGGCACCAACCACCGTGCCTAAATCAAGTTTACAAGTAGAAACAGGTACCTTTTTTACAAACTATGAAGATGGTGTTTTAGAAGAAAATGTAATTGGATATAACACTACACTTTTGCGATACGGGCTTTCTTCAAGATTAGAATTACGCGTAGGTTGGAATTTTGAAGAAACAACTATAAATCTCAACAATCAAGAAATTGCAAAGTTAAATGGCTTTTCTCCACTTCTTTTTGGTGCCAAAGTGGCCATTTTTAAAGAGCAAGGATGGATGCCTGAGGTAGGGCTTATCGGCCATTTATTTTTACCATTTACCGCAAGCAGTGACTATAAGCCAGAGTATACCAGCGCAGACTTTAGATTTGCGTTTAATCATACGTTGTCTGAAAAATCTGGGCTGGCGTATAATATTGGTGGCCAATATGGAGGAGATTCACCAGAGCTTGCTTATATCTATACGATTGCTTACGGATATGCTTTGACAGATCAATTAGGAATGTACGTAGAGCTCTATGGTGATTTGCCAGAAGATAGTCGTGCAAATCACTTTTGGGATGCAGGGCTCACTTATGCGGTAGCCCCGCTCGTGCAATTAGATGCAACAATAGGTAGAAGTATTACAGAAGGTCAAGATTTACTGTTGAGCGCAGGAGTGAGCTTTAGAATTGATAAAAATAAACAATGA
- a CDS encoding HU family DNA-binding protein → MTKADIVAKVSEKLGIEKNDVQATIESFMEEVKTSLEGGDNVYLRGFGSFIIKTRAEKTGRNISKNTTIKIPAHNIPAFKPAKVFVEGVKTNVSVD, encoded by the coding sequence ATGACGAAAGCTGATATCGTAGCGAAGGTTTCTGAGAAACTAGGTATCGAAAAAAATGACGTGCAGGCAACTATCGAATCTTTTATGGAAGAAGTGAAAACTTCTTTAGAAGGCGGAGATAACGTGTACTTAAGAGGATTCGGTAGCTTTATTATCAAAACTAGAGCTGAGAAAACTGGTAGAAATATTTCAAAAAATACGACTATCAAAATACCAGCACATAATATTCCAGCGTTCAAGCCTGCTAAAGTTTTTGTAGAAGGCGTAAAAACGAACGTTAGCGTAGACTAA
- a CDS encoding metal ABC transporter solute-binding protein, Zn/Mn family — protein sequence MKLIRIVTVAIFALSVISCKDGKEDNGKLNVVATTSMITDLVKNIGGDYINLQGLMGAGVDPHLYKASAGDVTKLSNADVIFYNGLHLEGKLVEVFEKMNASQVAQVPLGEALDKSTLIGSDYFASNYDPHVWFNIQYFKQFVVEVTNTLSRKDPKHATFYKENSEAYLAKLNVLETEIKRIINTLPEDKRILVTAHDAFNYFGKSYGFEVVGLQGLSTATEAGVKDVQRLSQFIIENKVKAIFVESSVPRRTIEALQAAVQSKNHEVEIGGSLYSDALGNKGTVEGTYIGMFKYNVNTIVDALK from the coding sequence ATGAAATTAATAAGAATAGTTACAGTTGCCATTTTCGCTTTAAGCGTGATAAGTTGTAAAGATGGCAAAGAGGATAATGGTAAACTAAATGTAGTAGCTACTACATCAATGATTACAGACCTTGTCAAAAACATAGGCGGAGACTATATTAATCTACAAGGGTTGATGGGCGCAGGTGTAGATCCGCATCTATACAAAGCAAGTGCAGGCGATGTTACAAAACTTTCTAATGCAGATGTTATTTTCTACAACGGACTTCATCTTGAGGGTAAACTAGTGGAGGTGTTTGAGAAAATGAATGCCAGTCAAGTTGCTCAAGTGCCTCTAGGTGAGGCGTTAGATAAAAGTACACTCATTGGTTCAGATTATTTTGCATCTAATTATGATCCCCATGTGTGGTTCAACATTCAGTACTTCAAACAATTTGTAGTTGAGGTGACTAATACGCTATCGCGAAAAGACCCAAAGCATGCAACCTTTTATAAAGAAAATTCTGAGGCCTATCTCGCAAAATTAAACGTCTTGGAGACTGAAATAAAAAGAATTATAAATACCCTGCCAGAGGATAAAAGAATATTGGTTACGGCACACGACGCCTTTAATTACTTTGGTAAAAGTTATGGTTTTGAAGTAGTAGGTCTTCAAGGTTTATCTACTGCAACAGAGGCTGGTGTTAAAGACGTACAACGCCTCTCACAATTTATTATAGAAAATAAAGTCAAGGCCATTTTTGTAGAGAGTTCTGTACCTAGAAGAACAATAGAAGCTTTACAAGCCGCTGTACAATCTAAAAATCATGAAGTAGAAATAGGAGGTTCTTTGTATAGTGATGCTTTGGGTAATAAAGGAACTGTTGAGGGAACGTATATAGGCATGTTTAAGTATAACGTAAACACCATAGTAGACGCATTAAAATAA
- a CDS encoding metal-dependent transcriptional regulator: MYTRSEENYLKIIFHLEREFDKEVSTNAIAETMETKASSATDMVQKLADKGLLTYRKYRGARLSDEGKKAAIQIVRKHRLWEVFLVDKLNFHWDEVHHIAEQLEHVQSNELTNRLDKFLDFPDYDPHGDPIPDKNGNIKSADKRLLSELDKGHQGILVGVRETSTEFLQFLDKRNIAIGSKIKVLGREFFDGSMVIQVKREQFFISKKIAENLYIQI; the protein is encoded by the coding sequence ATGTATACAAGGTCAGAAGAAAACTATCTAAAAATTATCTTTCACTTAGAGCGTGAGTTTGATAAGGAGGTGAGTACCAATGCTATTGCAGAAACAATGGAGACAAAAGCCTCTAGCGCTACAGATATGGTGCAAAAGCTAGCAGATAAGGGATTGCTTACCTATCGTAAATATAGAGGAGCGCGTCTCTCAGACGAGGGTAAAAAAGCAGCCATACAAATTGTGCGTAAGCATCGTTTATGGGAAGTTTTCCTAGTGGACAAGCTTAATTTTCACTGGGATGAGGTACACCATATCGCAGAGCAACTAGAACATGTGCAATCTAATGAACTCACCAATAGGTTAGACAAGTTTTTAGACTTTCCTGATTATGATCCACATGGTGATCCTATCCCCGATAAAAACGGAAATATTAAAAGTGCAGACAAACGCCTGCTTTCTGAACTTGATAAAGGACATCAAGGTATCTTAGTGGGAGTAAGAGAAACTTCTACAGAATTTTTACAATTTCTAGATAAAAGAAATATTGCTATCGGATCAAAAATAAAAGTTTTAGGGCGGGAATTTTTTGACGGATCTATGGTGATACAAGTAAAGAGAGAGCAATTTTTTATCTCAAAAAAGATTGCAGAAAATTTATATATACAGATTTAA
- a CDS encoding regulatory protein RecX, protein MRQPVKTYTVEEAKRKLEAYCAYQERCHKDVACKLREMRMIPEAIDIIISHLIEHNFLNETRFAQAFARGKFRQKSWGRNRITRELKSRHISAYNLKMAIKEIDSEEYLEVFDTLSRKRYEQLSSESNVQRKRKKLADYLLYRGWESGMVYEKVRELVC, encoded by the coding sequence GTGCGACAACCCGTTAAAACATACACCGTAGAAGAAGCCAAACGTAAGTTAGAAGCTTATTGTGCCTATCAAGAGCGTTGTCATAAAGATGTAGCTTGTAAACTGCGTGAGATGCGCATGATTCCAGAGGCTATAGATATTATTATAAGTCATCTCATCGAGCACAATTTCTTAAATGAAACCCGATTTGCTCAGGCATTTGCACGAGGAAAATTTAGACAAAAAAGTTGGGGTAGAAACCGTATCACACGCGAACTCAAATCACGTCATATTTCAGCTTACAATCTTAAGATGGCAATAAAAGAGATAGATTCAGAGGAGTATTTAGAAGTGTTTGACACCCTTTCGCGAAAGCGGTATGAACAACTATCCTCAGAGTCAAACGTACAGCGCAAGCGTAAAAAACTAGCAGATTATTTATTGTATCGTGGTTGGGAGAGTGGGATGGTGTATGAGAAGGTGAGGGAATTAGTTTGTTAG
- a CDS encoding ribonuclease E/G produces the protein MNKELIIRSSSSVVDFALLKDGKLIELHKEEDGNKFNVGDIYIANVRKAVSGLNAAFVNVGYEKDAFLHYHDLGPKLPTLQKYIKHVSTGKLKDYSLQNFTFEKDIDKNGKIADVLKSKQPVLVQIAKEPISTKGPRISSELSIAGRYIVLVPFSDRISISQKIESKEEKARLKRLVTSIRPKGFGVIVRTVAQGVKVAELDKDLQNLVDKWTTMSKKIPGAHHPSKILGEMNRASSILRDIFNDSFTSITVDDETLFYQIKDYLSEIAPHKEGIVKLYDSQVPIFEKFGIERQIKTSFGKTVSMSRGAYLVIEHTEALHVVDVNSGNRSNKAKSQEETALEVNMIAATEMARQLSLRDMGGIIVVDFIDMNKAENRRKLFNHLKEEMKDDRAKHKILPPSKFGLIQITRQRVRPEMNIKTREENPNGGDEEIEAPIVIVEKLQAQLIRILKSGHKKVTLHAHPFVAAFITKGFPSIRSKWYLKHKKWVKVMPRDAYTYLEYNFTDQNGKDIKIEN, from the coding sequence GTGAATAAAGAATTGATCATACGATCTAGTTCCTCCGTAGTTGATTTTGCCTTACTAAAAGATGGAAAACTTATTGAACTTCATAAAGAAGAAGATGGAAATAAGTTTAACGTAGGCGATATTTATATCGCAAACGTGCGTAAAGCTGTATCTGGACTCAATGCTGCATTTGTAAATGTAGGATATGAGAAAGATGCCTTTTTACATTACCACGATCTTGGGCCTAAACTGCCCACGCTTCAGAAATACATTAAACATGTAAGCACAGGTAAATTAAAAGACTATTCCTTACAAAACTTTACTTTTGAAAAAGACATAGACAAAAACGGTAAAATTGCCGATGTTCTAAAGTCTAAACAACCAGTACTTGTACAAATCGCAAAAGAACCTATCTCGACCAAAGGACCTCGCATTAGCAGTGAGCTTTCTATAGCTGGACGATATATTGTTCTCGTGCCTTTTTCTGACCGTATCTCTATCTCTCAAAAGATAGAAAGTAAAGAAGAAAAAGCGCGTCTTAAGCGATTAGTCACTAGCATTAGACCTAAAGGTTTTGGTGTTATTGTACGTACAGTAGCTCAAGGAGTTAAAGTAGCAGAACTAGATAAGGACCTGCAAAATTTAGTGGACAAATGGACCACTATGAGCAAAAAAATTCCAGGAGCACATCACCCTAGCAAAATATTGGGAGAAATGAATAGAGCATCGTCTATCCTTAGAGATATATTTAACGATAGCTTTACCAGTATTACCGTAGATGATGAAACGCTCTTTTATCAAATTAAAGATTACCTCAGCGAGATTGCACCTCATAAAGAGGGCATCGTAAAGTTATACGATAGTCAAGTACCTATTTTTGAAAAATTTGGTATTGAGAGACAGATTAAAACCTCTTTTGGTAAAACTGTTTCTATGAGTCGTGGCGCATACCTAGTTATTGAACATACAGAAGCCCTACACGTGGTAGATGTAAATAGTGGTAACAGATCTAATAAAGCAAAAAGTCAAGAAGAGACTGCGCTTGAAGTGAACATGATTGCTGCTACAGAAATGGCTCGCCAGCTAAGCCTCCGTGATATGGGAGGAATAATAGTGGTAGACTTTATCGATATGAATAAAGCAGAGAACCGTCGCAAGCTCTTTAATCACCTCAAAGAGGAGATGAAAGATGATCGCGCAAAGCACAAAATATTACCGCCTAGTAAATTTGGACTTATCCAAATTACTAGACAACGAGTTCGCCCAGAAATGAATATAAAGACCCGTGAGGAAAATCCTAACGGAGGTGATGAGGAGATAGAAGCTCCTATTGTCATTGTCGAAAAACTTCAGGCACAACTCATACGCATTCTTAAGAGTGGTCATAAAAAAGTGACCCTGCACGCACACCCCTTCGTTGCAGCTTTTATTACAAAAGGCTTTCCGTCCATTCGTTCTAAATGGTATTTAAAACACAAAAAATGGGTCAAAGTAATGCCTAGAGATGCATATACGTATCTTGAGTATAACTTTACTGACCAAAACGGAAAAGACATTAAGATTGAAAACTAG
- a CDS encoding metal ABC transporter permease has protein sequence MELSEYFLQLFSDYTLRTITLGTAILGAICGMLGSFAVLRKQSLLGDAISHAALPGIAIAFLITGTKDTNLLLLGALVSGLIGTFWIRGMITKTHLKSDTALGLVLSLFFGFGMLLLTFIQKQPNANQAGLDKYLFGQAATLVESDVILMAIVTGICLIILLLFWKEFKILLFDADYTKTLGFNTKFIDILITFFIVLAIVLGLQTVGVVLMSAMLLAPAAAARQWTNKLSTMIVLAAIFGAFSGVFGTAISASQNNLSTGPVIVLVAGVFVLISFLFSPGRGIIFKQIRVFQNRRDLELQKTLQFMFDIAKTHEDISHPHAIKILNNFQGYTKATLKELEEKNWVAVNGQKWSLTEAGYQAAVNLYTNNQ, from the coding sequence ATGGAATTAAGCGAATACTTTTTACAACTTTTTTCTGACTATACTCTCAGAACCATTACTCTGGGAACAGCTATCCTTGGTGCCATTTGTGGGATGTTAGGAAGCTTTGCTGTCTTAAGAAAACAAAGCTTATTAGGTGACGCGATCTCACATGCAGCTCTGCCAGGTATTGCTATCGCATTTTTAATAACAGGCACTAAGGATACAAATTTACTTCTCCTTGGGGCATTGGTAAGTGGTCTTATTGGTACGTTCTGGATACGGGGGATGATTACAAAAACACATCTTAAAAGTGATACTGCGCTAGGGCTGGTACTATCCTTGTTTTTTGGATTTGGGATGTTACTTCTCACATTTATACAAAAACAACCTAATGCAAATCAAGCTGGTCTTGATAAATATTTGTTTGGTCAAGCAGCAACGCTTGTAGAAAGTGACGTGATATTAATGGCAATTGTCACTGGTATATGCTTGATTATCTTATTGCTGTTTTGGAAAGAATTTAAGATTCTTCTATTTGATGCAGACTACACGAAAACACTTGGTTTTAATACAAAGTTTATTGATATACTTATTACCTTTTTTATAGTTCTAGCAATAGTTTTGGGACTTCAGACAGTAGGCGTTGTTTTAATGAGTGCGATGCTACTAGCTCCTGCTGCAGCAGCTAGGCAGTGGACAAACAAGCTCAGTACGATGATTGTTTTGGCAGCTATATTTGGCGCTTTTTCTGGTGTTTTTGGGACAGCAATTAGTGCTAGCCAGAACAACTTGTCAACTGGACCAGTGATTGTTCTTGTGGCAGGAGTGTTCGTATTAATCTCCTTTCTTTTTTCGCCTGGTCGGGGTATAATTTTTAAACAAATACGGGTGTTCCAAAATAGACGGGATTTAGAATTACAAAAAACCTTACAGTTTATGTTTGATATTGCAAAAACTCATGAAGATATTTCGCACCCCCATGCGATTAAAATTTTAAATAATTTTCAAGGATACACGAAAGCTACTTTAAAAGAGCTTGAAGAGAAGAATTGGGTGGCTGTAAATGGTCAAAAGTGGTCACTAACAGAAGCTGGCTATCAGGCAGCGGTAAATTTATACACTAATAATCAATGA
- a CDS encoding FeoB-associated Cys-rich membrane protein: protein MELLQNILVILIFIMALGYIVTKFIWTPSFLKKKNETGCGSSGCGCS, encoded by the coding sequence ATGGAGCTTTTACAAAACATACTAGTTATCCTCATTTTTATTATGGCTCTAGGATACATCGTCACAAAATTCATCTGGACACCTTCTTTTTTAAAAAAGAAAAATGAAACTGGTTGTGGTAGCAGTGGTTGTGGTTGTTCTTAA
- a CDS encoding metal ABC transporter ATP-binding protein has product MSNKAIAIRVDDLTVAYNYKPVLWDIDLEVPEGVLMAIVGPNGAGKSTLIKSILGIIDPIAGSVSIYGKPYKKQRKLVAYVPQKGSVDWDFPTTALDVVMMGTYGILGWIKRPGQAQKKAALEALEKVGMLPFKGRQISQLSGGQQQRVFLARALVQNAAIYFMDEPFQGVDATTEVAIINILKELRKAGKTVVVVHHDLQTVPEYFDWVTFLNVKKIATGPVMDIFNDDNLTKTYGINYKVAVNK; this is encoded by the coding sequence ATGTCAAATAAAGCAATAGCCATACGTGTAGATGATCTTACGGTAGCCTACAATTACAAGCCCGTACTTTGGGATATTGATTTGGAAGTTCCAGAAGGTGTTTTAATGGCAATTGTAGGTCCTAATGGAGCGGGTAAGTCTACACTAATTAAATCTATTTTAGGCATTATTGATCCCATTGCTGGGTCTGTATCAATTTATGGCAAGCCTTATAAAAAACAACGTAAGCTAGTAGCTTATGTTCCCCAGAAGGGAAGTGTTGATTGGGATTTTCCTACAACAGCACTTGACGTAGTAATGATGGGTACGTATGGTATATTGGGGTGGATTAAAAGACCAGGTCAAGCTCAAAAAAAAGCAGCCTTAGAAGCGCTGGAGAAAGTAGGTATGCTTCCCTTTAAAGGAAGACAAATAAGCCAACTTTCAGGAGGGCAGCAACAACGGGTTTTTCTTGCCAGAGCTCTAGTGCAAAATGCAGCTATATACTTTATGGATGAACCTTTTCAAGGGGTAGATGCCACTACAGAAGTAGCAATAATTAATATTTTAAAAGAATTACGTAAAGCAGGTAAAACCGTTGTTGTGGTACATCACGATTTACAAACGGTACCAGAATATTTTGATTGGGTAACTTTTCTCAATGTAAAGAAAATTGCTACCGGACCAGTAATGGACATTTTCAACGATGACAATCTTACTAAGACCTATGGAATTAATTATAAAGTAGCGGTAAATAAATAA
- the mutY gene encoding A/G-specific adenine glycosylase, with product MSFSNKLITWYIEHKRDMPWRNTTDPYKIWLSEIILQQTRVAQGLPYYISFTEAFPTVQDLAAASEEEVLKLWQGLGYYSRGRNLHFSAKMIVNEMDGKFPSTYSEIKKLKGVGDYTASAIASICFNEPTAVVDGNVYRVLSRVFGIETPINSTEGIKEFKALAQELIDKKRPADFNQAIMEFGAIHCKPQNPYCLHCIYNDRCTAFQNNSIHRLPVKLKKTKVKYRHLNYLVFNSKDQTTILKQRKGKGIWQGLYEFPLIETDHFVDEKEEVRFRESVNASTALKNIETTNIIRYNDKPVLHKLSHQHLYTTFWIIEVNSLENEVIAVKNIRNFPVPVLIENFIDAFFDKT from the coding sequence GTGTCGTTTTCTAACAAACTCATTACATGGTACATAGAGCATAAACGAGATATGCCGTGGCGCAACACCACAGATCCTTATAAAATTTGGCTCTCAGAAATCATACTTCAACAAACGCGAGTAGCGCAAGGTTTACCCTACTACATTTCTTTTACAGAAGCTTTTCCAACCGTTCAAGATCTTGCTGCAGCTAGTGAGGAAGAGGTCCTTAAATTATGGCAAGGACTAGGTTATTATTCACGAGGTCGGAACCTACACTTTTCTGCCAAAATGATCGTAAATGAAATGGACGGGAAATTTCCATCAACTTATTCAGAAATTAAAAAATTAAAAGGGGTAGGAGATTATACTGCAAGCGCCATAGCTAGCATATGTTTTAATGAACCTACCGCTGTGGTAGATGGCAATGTATATAGAGTGCTCTCTAGGGTGTTTGGCATTGAAACTCCAATAAATAGTACTGAGGGAATAAAAGAATTTAAAGCCTTAGCACAAGAATTGATTGATAAAAAACGACCAGCAGATTTCAATCAAGCAATTATGGAATTTGGCGCTATCCATTGTAAACCTCAAAATCCTTATTGCCTCCATTGTATATATAATGATCGCTGTACTGCCTTTCAGAACAATAGTATACATAGATTACCGGTTAAATTAAAAAAAACCAAGGTTAAATATCGACATCTTAATTATCTTGTATTTAACTCTAAGGATCAGACCACAATTCTTAAACAGCGTAAAGGAAAAGGTATCTGGCAGGGGCTCTATGAATTTCCACTTATAGAAACAGATCATTTTGTGGATGAGAAGGAGGAAGTACGCTTTCGCGAAAGCGTAAACGCCTCCACAGCATTAAAAAACATTGAAACCACAAATATTATAAGGTATAATGACAAACCTGTACTTCATAAATTATCCCATCAGCATCTTTACACGACTTTCTGGATTATAGAGGTAAACTCTTTAGAGAATGAGGTAATAGCGGTAAAAAACATTAGAAATTTTCCGGTCCCTGTTCTCATAGAGAATTTTATAGACGCTTTTTTTGATAAAACATAA